One genomic region from Amia ocellicauda isolate fAmiCal2 chromosome 4, fAmiCal2.hap1, whole genome shotgun sequence encodes:
- the c4h15orf40 gene encoding UPF0235 protein C15orf40 homolog yields MSTLTLRSFYTLCNHLFRAISQTKVGLQNPQAFLLFSPFNRFTSPGKKFVSCPAKKAIQCRHSPGNIAMPKKDKTGKNKPKTPEIPPSPVSRDKNGLISIAVHAKPGSKQNAVTDVSTEAVGVAIAAPPSDGEANAELIRFLSKVLEVKKSEVSLDRGSKSREKIVKISGALSPEEVLERLRKEAASN; encoded by the exons ATGAGTACATTAACTCTTCGTTCATTTTATACTTTATGTAACCATCTATTTCGAGCGATTAGCCAGACAAAAGTAGGCCTTCAGAATCCCCAGGCTTTCCTATTATTCAGTCCGTTTAACAGGTTTACTAGTCCGGGAAAGAAATTTGTATCTTGTCCCGCTAAGAAAGCAATACAGTGTAGACACTCGCCTGGAAATATCGCCATGCCAAAGAAAGATAAAACG ggCAAGAATAAGCCGAAGACCCCCGAAATCCCCCCGAGTCCAGTTTCACGTGATAAAAATGGTCTAATTTCCATAGCTGTGCATGCAAAGCCTGGCTCCAAACAAAATGCTGTTACAG ATGTGTCAACAGAGGCAGTAGGTGTCGCTATTGCTGCACCGCCATCCGATGGGGAGGCCAATGCAGAATTGATCCGGTTTCTATCCAAGGTCCTGGAAGTGAAGAAGAGTGAAGTGTCCTTGGATAGG GGAAGCAAATCAAGAGAGAAAATTGTCAAGATTTCAGGTGCTTTAAGTCCAGAAGAGGTTCTTGAGAGACTAAGAAAGGAGGCTGCCAGCAACTAA